A window of Macrotis lagotis isolate mMagLag1 chromosome X, bilby.v1.9.chrom.fasta, whole genome shotgun sequence contains these coding sequences:
- the CCDC157 gene encoding coiled-coil domain-containing protein 157 isoform X2: protein MAHLLGNQNCMDSLRKDITDLQGAIVDVFSRAGAVRFPSWKFPNKMSCDLDLVSLLEHYDHVEGNPEFTQLSHVVLLELVIDR from the coding sequence ATGGCCCATCTCCTGGGGAACCAAAACTGCATGGACAGCTTGAGGAAGGACATCACAGACCTGCAAGGAGCCATCGTGGACGTGTTCTCCCGAGCTGGGGCAGTGCGCTTCCCCTCTTGGAAGTTCCCTAACAAGATGTCCTGTGACCTGGACTTGGTATCTCTCTTGGAACACTATGACCATGTGGAAGGGAATCCTGAGTTCACTCAGCTTTCTCATGTGGTGCTCCTGGAGCTGGTGATCGACAGGTGA